One Aphidius gifuensis isolate YNYX2018 linkage group LG3, ASM1490517v1, whole genome shotgun sequence DNA window includes the following coding sequences:
- the LOC122851786 gene encoding probable G-protein coupled receptor CG31760 has translation MLGYFKTTIADDNISAKKIQASSNNRESYNDIGPFRVRRPEIEKALDIIETISTNLDNDDCINTYGFKLLPSGVELNPHKYDNARQKIDMTSIMMDNLSSVRHGILLDAIAKSLLLSIKYSIASRIIIFNSTNNFIITDTLLELVNGEIIKSQNQILRVGNQADPELPWFRNTKETRSSKLVDSLGWWTNPYFSCEKKQWLVSYNVYSRSPDTRHGIRDFISVDIDISGLEVNQCDVNQSTYFQDDDPQVNNQIEAFWSSHKCHIESTQCEYKKPLKNNESHGLASSGWKKGDYTCKCRRGFYSTEQFLFDGVLVEAAWKDKQNNKSNLYNEKFKCLPCAPGCVSCNDSGPCLASYSWPFRITLLTFSIFCACCTVLLVGYVYQHRKLKVFKVASPIFLSITLIGCAIMYLEMAAIFPVLDIYSCVLTKWTRHFGFCISYTALLMKTWRVSLTYRVKSAHKVKLTDKQLLQWMIPILLVMLIYLGTWTLSATPNAHVIADNQGLQFYQCEYNWWDHSLAIGEILFLAWGIRVCYNVRNAESLFNEARLISYAIYNIALVNTTMIAIHLFIFPHAGPDMKYTLGFVRTQLSTSVTVFLVFGPKVLRVLRGQGDQWDSRARARGITASFSLNGIRGLVAEETTDLYQENEELKEEIQKLAAQIEFMKIVHMEMHNRHIKPKMGGYFSTHGHNWGTQSPNAKTSTASFILKAVVERGASAAAAVAVEDSTFPSGSLHRARRMELLRERKAARENQDVKQINASVKVVSSSENEAERV, from the exons ATGTTaggatattttaaaacaacgaTAGCAGATGATAAtatatcagcaaaaaaaattcaagcatCATCAAATAATCGTGAATCATACAATGACATTGGACCTTTTCGTGTTCGACGG cctgaaattgaaaaagccTTAGACATCATAGaaacaatatcaacaaatttagATAATGATGATTGCATAAACACATAtggatttaaattattaccatCTGGTGTTGAATTAAATCcacataaatatgataatgcAAGACAAAAAATTGACATGACATCAATTATGATGGACAATTTATCATCCGTTCGTCATGGTATACTATTAGATGCAATTGCCAAATCATTAttgttatcaattaaatattcaatagcatcgagaattattatttttaacagtacaaataattttattattactgatACATTGCTTGAGCTTGTAAAtggtgaaattattaaatcacaaaatcaaatattacGAGTTGGAAATCAAGCAGATCCTGAATTGCCTTGGTTTCGAAATACTAAAGAAACAAG atcGTCAAAGCTCGTTGATTCGTTGGGCTGGTGGACAAATCCATATTTTTcttgtgaaaaaaaacaatggctTGTTTCATACAATGTATATTCTCGTTCACCAGACACTCGACACGG GATACGTGACTTTATCAGTGTTGATATTGACATAAGTGGTCTTGAGGTCAACCAGTGTGACGTAAATCAATCGACATATTTTCAAGACGATGATCCACAAGTGAATAATCAAATTGAAGCTTTTTGGAGTTCACACAAGTGCCACATCGAATCAACgcaa TGCGAATATAAAAagccattaaaaaataatgaaagtcATGGATTGGCTTCTTCTGGTTGGAAAAAAGGTGATTATACATGTAAATGTCGACGTGGATTTTATTCAActgaacaatttttatttgatggtgTATTAGTTGaag ctGCTTGGAAggataaacaaaataacaaaagtaatttatataatgaaaaatttaaatgtcttCCTTGTGCACCTGGTTGTGTATCATGCAATGATTCTGGACCATGTCTTGCAAGTTACAGTTGGCCATTTAGAATTACATTACtaacattttcaatattttgtgcTTGTTGTACTGTTTTACTTGTTGGCTATGTTTATCAACATCGAAAACTTAAAGTATTTAAAGTTGCATcaccaatatttttatcaattacatTAATTGGATGTGCTATTATGTATCTTGag atggCAGCAATTTTTCCAGTTTTGGATATTTATTCTTGTGTTCTAACAAAATGGACAAGACACTTTGGATTTTGTATCTCATATACAGCACTTTTAATGAAAACATGGag aGTATCATTAACATATCGAGTTAAAAGTGCACATAAAGTAAAATTAACGGACAAACAACTTTTACAATGGATGATACCAATTTTATTGGTAATGCTAATTTATCTTGGTACCTGGACATTGAGTGCAACACCAAATGCTCATGTTATTGCTGATAATCAAggtttacaattttatcaatgtgAATATAATTGGTGGGATCATAGTCTTGCTATtg gcgaaattttatttctcgcTTGGGGAATACGTGTTTGTTATAATGTTCGAAATGCTGAAAGTTTATTTAACGAAGCAAGATTAATTAGCTATGCTATTTACAACATTGCACTTGTAAATACAACAATGATTGCTATTCa tctttttatatttccacATGCTGGACCAGATATGAAATACACCCTTGGTTTTGTGAGAACTCAATTATCAACTTCAGTTACAGTTTTTCTTGTATTTGGACCAAAG GTGTTGAGGGTTCTTCGGGGTCAAGGTGATCAATGGGACAGTCGTGCACGTGCACGTGGTATAACAGcaagtttttcattaaatggTATACGTGGTCTTGTTGCTGAAGAAACAACTGATCTTTATCAAGAAAATGAAGaattaaaagaagaaatacaaaaattagcagcacaaattgaatttatgaaaattgtacATATGGAAATGCATAATAGACATATTAAACCAAAAATGGGAGGATATTTTTCAACTCATGGACATAATTGGGGTACACAAAGTCCAAATGCTAAAACATCAACAGCAAGTTTTATTctcaaa gcaGTAGTAGAGAGAGGAGCGAGCGcagctgctgctgttgctgttgaaGACTCAACTTTTCCATCTGGAAGTTTACATCGAGCAAGACGAATGGAATTATTAAGAGAAAGAAAAGCAGCAAGAGAAAATCAAGAtgtcaaacaaataaatgcaAGTGTTAAAGTTGTGAGCTCAAGTGAAAATGAGGCTGAACgtgtttga
- the LOC122851787 gene encoding SET and MYND domain-containing protein 4-like — protein sequence MENFSRTTLEQFHSKIYNAASESFLKNFRKYSEAGDRHQMIESIMKIEKTSDFEISTQYNEKDNEKAEKLFNELEMIDGSTSELVILKKIDILTKALFAVDKNDMLFIEILTTRARYSFSIGYYSKCSKDCDHVLIKIPEYNYYNDEDLNKYKDMCILLKNKCKKFAGKRKIIAESNLKLPKIDGKINRKLKNCSDVVSLNYNNDRGRHLIVTKNIKAGSVLIIDEPFSFSTDETALTTNCMHCHVSLKLNENICLPCENCQTVSFCSEKCRKLAWLNYHKYECQIFNNFLENPDDCNKEIKQRSYLLLAYRTTVAKAILKSSNTLDPEFLFYQDAKSPEAIKSLKINIDNDIYDPLDYKTVYSLETHCEKAKLNLNLSRSIKALYLAKCLAFVLSEIHSKINDTVGPNEIILLGVGMLRHIQAVDCNAYEIVENIRDCNSKTWEPRNVGGAIYTTVSLVNHGCYPNIVRHSYPGGKVVVRTLRSIDKDTEILDCYGPHFITDSFELRQQYLTDKYHFKCCCEACIAKWKFPLPDEITFRCNLCGNPIDSVRSKCTICLQKIDLKKINTLFSKSMKKRISAITKMFDGQYNDGLVLLLEHAFFIDKNLIAPSLEGIKTQQSIIQCYNSMSNIS from the exons atggaaaatttttcaag aacaaCACTGGAACAATTTCatagtaaaatttacaatgcaGCATcagaatcatttttaaaaaattttcgtaAATACTCAGAGGCTGGTGATAGACACCAGATGATTGaatcaataatgaaaatagaaaaaacatcAGATTTCGAAATAAGCACACAGtataatgaaaaagataatgaaaaagctgaaaaattatttaatgaattagaAATGATTGATGGTAGCACAAGTGAAttggtaatattaaaaaaaattgatattttaacaaaagCATTATTTgctgttgataaaaatgatatgttatttattgaaatactaACAACAAGAGCAAGATACTCATTTAGTATTGGTTACTATTCAAAATGTTCAAAAGATTGTGAtcatgttttaattaaaataccagaatataattattataatgatgaagatttaaataaatacaaggaCATGtgtattttgttaaaaaataaatgtaaaaaatttgctggTAAACGTAAAATAATAGCTGAATCAAATTTAAAGTTACCAAAAATTGATGGTaagataaatagaaaattaaaaaattgttctgATGTTGTATCgttgaattataataatgatcgTGGTCGTCATTTAATTgttactaaaaatattaaagcaggaagtgttttaattattgatgaaccATTTTCATTTAGTACTGATGAAACTgcattaacaacaaattgtaTGCATTGTCATGTGTCACTCAAACTCAATGAAAACATTTGTTTACCATGTGAAAATTGTCAAAca gtaTCATTTTGTTCTGAAAAATGTCGTAAATTAGCATGGTtaaattatcacaaatatgagtgtcaaatatttaataattttcttgaaaatccAGATGATtgtaataaagaaattaaacaaAGATCTTACCTATTACTTGCATATCGTACGACAGTTGCAAAagcaatattaaaatcatcaaatacaCTTGAtccagaatttttattttatcaagatgCAAAATCACCAGAAGCAATAAAATcacttaaaattaatattgataatgatatttatgatCCTCTTGATTATAAGACAGTTTATTCTCTTGAGACACACTGTGAAAaagctaaattaaatttaaatctttcACGTTCAATAAAAGCACTTTATCTGGCTAAATGCCTTGCATTTGTTCTGTCTGAAATTCAcagtaaaattaatgatactgTTGGAccaaatgaaattatattacttGGTGTTGGAATGTTACGACACATACAAGCTGTTGATTGTAATGCTTatgaaattgttgaaaatattcgCGATTGTAATAGTAAAACTTGGGAGCCAAGAAATGTTGGTGGTGCTATTTATACAACAGTTAGTCTTGTCAATCATGGATGTTATCCAAATATTGTGCGTCATTCCTATCCTGGag GAAAAGTCGTGGTGAGAACATTGAGATCAATCGATAAAGATACAGAAATACTTGATTGTTATGGACCCCACTTCATTACCGATTCATTTGAACTACGTCAACAGTACTTGACCGATAAATATCACTTCAAATGTTGTTGTGAAGCATGCATCGCTAAATGGAAATTTCCATTACCCGATGAAATAACATTCAGATGCAATTTATGCGGTAATCCCATTGATTCAGTGAGATCAAAATGTACCAtatgtttacaaaaaattgatttaaaaaaaatcaatacacTGTTTAGTAagtcaatgaaaaaaagaatttctgcAATTACAAAAATGTTTGATGGACAGTATAATGATGGACTTGTATTACTATTGGAACatgcattttttattgataaaaatttaattgcacCAAGTCTTGAAGGAATCAAAACACAACAGTCAATTATACAGTGCTACAATAGCATgtcaaatatttcataa
- the LOC122851788 gene encoding adenosine kinase-like, which produces MVERQSLKKAIEKLESPAVVSFGNPLLDVAVILNDDNFLEKYGLSVEGEMELPEDKIQEIMADLSPEHQERVAPGGCAQNTLRILQWLCGGSSISPVTIYCGGLGEDSRGSTLEKMVKAAGVQTRYAVHPNLPTGVCLSLSNGASRSLIANLGAAGVYTLADLKKSNLPIDDIKIIYIEGFFLTHSLDVAKEIVKLTQHKNAIVAFNLNGEYIFEENSAAVCEMVGLSKIVFGNTREMTALAKALNLKFDNVADIPFLLNSSKRVTVGVSSASHTSGDWLMDNDIFVMTQGGTAPAIVVWGHGHSAQVQPTKPKDPVIDATGAGDALVAGFLAGVLAGGDPKSCLEIGCKVAGMMVTRLGVTLPNDVPDGIFK; this is translated from the exons atggttgaaagaCAGTCATTGAAAAAAGCCATTGAAAAATTGGAATCACCAGCTGTAGTATCATTTGGTAATCCATTGCTTGATGTTGCTGTGATacttaatgatgataattttttggaaaaatatggATTATCTGTTGAGGGAGAAATGGAATTACCTGAAgataaaatacaagaaataatGGCTGATTTATCACCAga acATCAAGAAAGAGTTGCACCTGGAGGATGTGCACAAAATACATTGCGTATATTACAATGGCTTTGTGGAGGTTCAAGTATTTCACCAGTTACTATTTATTGTGGTGGATTAGGTGAAGATTCAAGAGGTTCAACATTGGAAAAAATGGTTAAAGCTGCTGGTGTACAAACTAG atatGCTGTTCATCCAAATTTACCAACTGGAGTATGTTTGTCATTGTCAAATGGAGCATCAAGAAGTCTCATTGCAAATTTAGGAGCAGCTGGAGTTTATACACTTgctgatttgaaaaaaagtaatttgccaattgatgatattaaaattatttatatagaaGGTTTCTTTTTGACACATAGTCTtgatgttgccaaagaaattgttaaattaacacaaCATAAAAATGCAATAGTTGCATTTAATCTCAATggagaatatatttttgag gaaaatagTGCAGCTGTTTGTGAAATGGTTGGTCtatcaaaaattgtttttggaaATACAAGAGAAATGACAGCACTTGCAAAAGCACTTAAtcttaaatttgataatgttGCTGATATACCATTTTTGTTGAATAGCTCAAAAAGAGTTACAGTTGGTGTTTCAAGTGCAAGTCATACAAGTGGTGATTGGCTGATGGATAATGATATATTTGTCATGACACAAGGAGGTACAGCACCAGCAATTGTTGTTTGGGGTCATGGTCATTCTGCTCag gtTCAACCAACTAAACCAAAAGATCCAGTTATTGATGCAACTGGAGCTGGTGATGCTCTTGTTGCTGGATTTCTTGCTGGTGTATTAGCTGGAGGTGATCCAAAATCATGTCTTGAAATTGGCTGTAAAGTTGCTGGTATGATGGTTACTCGTCTTGGTGTTACTCTACCAAATGATGTTCCAGATggaatttttaagtaa